From Draconibacterium halophilum, one genomic window encodes:
- a CDS encoding purine-nucleoside phosphorylase, with protein MLEKIKVTANFIKERIQASPEIGIILGTGLGGLVNEIEILDSIPYTEIPNFPVSTVEGHAGRLIYGKLGDKEVLAMQGRFHYYEGYDMKEVTFPVRVMKHVGVKNLFVSNASGGLNPDWHVGEIVLLTDHINFFPEHPLRGKNLAELGPRFPDMSKPYSQRLRNKAKLIALQNNIDVKEGVYVGVSGPTFETPAEYKMFRILGGDIVGMSTVPEVIVARHMDMHVFGISIVTDSGVPGEIVEISHEEVQEVAMKAEPKMTLIMKDLIQSIE; from the coding sequence ATGTTGGAGAAAATAAAAGTAACCGCGAACTTCATAAAAGAAAGAATTCAGGCAAGTCCTGAAATTGGAATCATTTTGGGAACCGGTCTTGGTGGGCTGGTGAACGAAATTGAAATTCTGGATTCTATTCCGTACACCGAAATTCCAAACTTTCCTGTATCTACTGTAGAAGGACATGCCGGACGATTGATTTACGGAAAACTGGGCGATAAAGAAGTACTTGCCATGCAGGGCCGCTTTCATTATTACGAAGGTTACGATATGAAAGAAGTAACTTTTCCGGTGCGTGTAATGAAACATGTGGGTGTAAAAAACCTTTTTGTATCGAATGCCAGCGGTGGTTTAAATCCCGATTGGCATGTTGGCGAAATTGTGTTGCTTACCGATCACATTAACTTTTTTCCGGAACATCCTTTACGCGGAAAAAATTTGGCAGAACTCGGACCACGTTTCCCCGATATGAGCAAACCCTACAGCCAGCGTCTGCGTAACAAAGCCAAATTAATAGCGCTGCAAAATAACATCGATGTAAAAGAAGGTGTTTATGTTGGGGTTTCAGGGCCGACTTTTGAAACGCCGGCAGAGTATAAAATGTTTCGTATTTTAGGTGGCGATATTGTGGGCATGTCAACCGTACCCGAAGTTATTGTGGCCCGCCACATGGATATGCATGTTTTCGGAATTTCAATAGTTACCGACAGCGGAGTGCCCGGCGAAATTGTGGAGATTTCGCACGAGGAAGTGCAGGAGGTGGCAATGAAAGCCGAGCCTAAAATGACGCTGATCATGAAGGATCTGATTCAGAGCATTGAATAA
- a CDS encoding phospholipase D-like domain-containing protein: MRIIIPEKSDAIISRWCSFAYVEELLEAGVRIFLYQKGFIHSKYLLVDDCISSVGTSNFDFRSFETNFEANAFIYQKEFTREVEQHFLADLQQCREVKYREWRKRPHTDKIRESLAYIVSPMF; the protein is encoded by the coding sequence GTGCGCATTATCATTCCCGAGAAATCGGATGCCATAATCTCCAGATGGTGCTCGTTTGCCTACGTAGAAGAATTACTGGAAGCCGGCGTTCGCATCTTTCTTTACCAGAAAGGTTTTATACACAGCAAATACCTCCTGGTCGACGATTGTATTTCAAGCGTTGGAACCAGCAATTTCGACTTTCGCAGTTTTGAAACCAATTTTGAAGCCAATGCCTTTATCTACCAAAAAGAATTTACGCGAGAAGTAGAACAACACTTTTTAGCTGATTTACAGCAGTGCCGCGAAGTAAAGTATCGCGAGTGGCGTAAGCGACCTCATACAGATAAAATTCGCGAATCGCTGGCGTATATCGTTAGCCCGATGTTTTGA
- a CDS encoding SMP-30/gluconolactonase/LRE family protein, whose translation MKHTLLFLSIVLLLFSCSEPKSKQAVLVLDTQSTLGEGALWNYKTGELMWVDIKKEILNVYNPATGYNKEMFTGQMVGTVVPTESGNALVALQNGIYHFNLETGAKKLLVDPEVDLPDNRFNDGKCDPSGRFWAGTISTKGGRGVAALYRFDPDTTIHKMVDEVSISNGIVWSADKTKMYYIDTPTQKVMAYDYDDATGEISNPVVAVTVPRELGSPDGMTIDENDKLWVALWGGSAVGCWNPSTGELIDKIEVPAKNITSCAFGDEDMGTLYITSAREGTSDEELEKWPHAGGVFKIRPGVKGVQAFYFNDVN comes from the coding sequence ATGAAACATACACTTTTATTCCTTTCAATTGTATTGTTGCTGTTTAGTTGTTCCGAACCAAAATCTAAGCAGGCAGTATTGGTGCTCGACACGCAATCGACACTTGGCGAAGGTGCGCTTTGGAATTACAAAACCGGAGAACTGATGTGGGTTGATATTAAAAAGGAAATTCTGAACGTTTACAATCCGGCCACGGGCTACAACAAAGAAATGTTTACCGGCCAGATGGTTGGCACTGTAGTTCCTACCGAAAGTGGCAATGCGCTGGTTGCTTTGCAAAACGGGATTTATCATTTTAATCTTGAAACCGGGGCAAAAAAATTATTGGTTGATCCCGAGGTCGATTTGCCCGATAACCGTTTTAACGATGGAAAATGCGATCCGTCGGGAAGGTTTTGGGCAGGAACAATAAGTACAAAAGGAGGAAGAGGCGTTGCCGCTTTGTACCGTTTCGATCCGGATACAACGATTCACAAAATGGTGGATGAGGTTAGTATTTCCAACGGAATTGTTTGGTCGGCTGATAAAACAAAAATGTATTACATCGATACGCCCACCCAAAAAGTAATGGCCTACGATTACGATGATGCCACCGGGGAAATCTCAAATCCTGTGGTTGCGGTAACCGTACCTCGCGAATTGGGTTCGCCTGATGGAATGACCATCGACGAGAACGATAAGCTGTGGGTAGCTTTATGGGGTGGTTCGGCCGTTGGTTGCTGGAATCCTTCAACCGGCGAGCTGATCGATAAAATTGAAGTACCGGCAAAAAATATTACTTCCTGTGCTTTTGGCGATGAGGATATGGGAACGCTCTACATCACCTCGGCAAGAGAAGGTACAAGCGACGAGGAATTGGAAAAATGGCCACATGCCGGAGGTGTTTTTAAAATCCGTCCGGGAGTAAAAGGCGTTCAGGCTTTCTATTTCAACGATGTAAACTAA
- the sppA gene encoding signal peptide peptidase SppA, with translation MKEFFKYVLATIVGVLALSLIGTFLMFIIFGAIIASADKQVTVADQSMLVIDLNQSIVDRASNDPFEDIELPGFLSSVKTIGLDHISESLKKAVDDDRIKGIYLKLSTTNGGFASVEEIRNDLIAFKDSCDKPIYACADQMLLDQKGYYLATVADQIVLHPEVTLDFRGLGSELMFYKNALDKLGVEMQIIRGPNNKFKSAVEPFMLEEMSEASREQRLLYMNSLWNHMLNGISEARGISVEQLNVLADEAQTYKKAIEMVENGLIDAAKYRDEVLNDMREITGIEGTDAIPVVSVKDYAKVPVKGQSKKYSRNKVAVIYASGEIGVALSGDEGISGDKLGKEIRKARQDSSYKAIVLRVNSPGGAVFDSETIWREVKLAAEEKTLVVSFGDVAASGGYYISCPADKIVASPNTITGSIGIFGQIPNFGELMNDKLGITTDAVGTNEHSNFVSLMRPMTPYEKQRMTHYISIGYDTFLSHVADGRGMTKEAVDNIGQGRVWSGENAMEIGLIDEFGGLEHAIQLAVEMEGLEDYRTVSLPALKSPFEEMFKLGGNVKARILKGELGDTYRYYEHLKKATEMNGIYARMPYDIYLN, from the coding sequence ATGAAAGAATTCTTCAAATACGTATTAGCTACTATTGTGGGCGTATTAGCTTTGTCGTTAATCGGTACCTTTTTAATGTTTATTATTTTCGGAGCAATTATTGCTTCAGCCGATAAACAGGTAACAGTAGCCGATCAATCTATGTTGGTAATCGATTTAAACCAAAGTATTGTTGATCGGGCATCGAATGATCCTTTTGAGGACATCGAACTTCCGGGGTTTTTAAGCTCGGTAAAAACAATTGGCTTGGATCATATTAGTGAATCGTTGAAGAAAGCTGTAGACGATGATCGTATAAAAGGTATATACCTCAAATTGTCGACAACAAACGGAGGTTTTGCTTCGGTTGAAGAAATAAGAAATGATCTGATTGCTTTTAAAGACAGCTGCGATAAACCCATTTACGCCTGTGCCGACCAAATGTTGCTCGATCAGAAAGGTTATTACCTGGCAACAGTAGCCGATCAGATTGTTTTGCATCCCGAAGTAACACTCGATTTTCGTGGATTAGGCAGCGAGTTAATGTTCTACAAAAATGCGCTTGATAAATTGGGAGTTGAAATGCAGATCATTCGTGGCCCGAACAACAAATTTAAATCGGCAGTAGAACCTTTTATGTTAGAAGAAATGAGCGAGGCAAGCCGCGAACAGCGACTGCTTTACATGAATAGTTTGTGGAATCACATGCTGAATGGGATCTCTGAAGCCCGCGGTATTTCGGTAGAACAACTAAATGTTCTGGCCGATGAAGCACAAACCTACAAGAAAGCCATAGAAATGGTTGAGAATGGTTTGATTGACGCTGCAAAATACCGCGATGAAGTGCTCAACGATATGCGCGAAATTACAGGAATTGAAGGCACCGACGCGATTCCGGTTGTGAGTGTGAAAGACTACGCTAAAGTTCCGGTTAAAGGGCAAAGTAAAAAATATAGCCGAAACAAAGTTGCTGTAATTTATGCCAGTGGCGAAATTGGAGTTGCATTGAGTGGCGACGAAGGAATTAGCGGCGATAAGCTGGGAAAAGAAATTCGTAAAGCGCGCCAGGACAGCTCGTATAAAGCGATTGTGTTGCGTGTTAATTCTCCGGGAGGAGCCGTGTTTGATTCGGAAACAATTTGGCGCGAAGTAAAACTGGCTGCCGAAGAAAAAACGCTGGTGGTATCGTTTGGCGATGTGGCTGCATCTGGTGGTTACTACATCTCTTGTCCGGCCGATAAAATTGTTGCCAGCCCGAATACGATTACCGGTTCCATCGGTATTTTTGGTCAAATACCAAACTTTGGCGAACTAATGAACGACAAGCTTGGAATTACTACCGACGCTGTTGGTACCAACGAACATTCAAACTTTGTTTCGTTAATGCGCCCAATGACTCCATACGAAAAACAACGCATGACACATTATATTTCTATTGGATATGATACTTTCCTTTCGCATGTTGCCGATGGTAGAGGCATGACCAAAGAAGCGGTTGATAACATTGGACAGGGCCGTGTTTGGAGTGGAGAAAATGCAATGGAAATTGGATTGATCGATGAGTTTGGAGGTTTGGAACACGCCATTCAGCTGGCAGTAGAAATGGAAGGATTGGAAGACTACAGAACAGTCTCGTTGCCTGCATTAAAAAGTCCGTTTGAGGAAATGTTTAAGTTGGGCGGAAATGTAAAGGCACGTATATTAAAAGGCGAACTGGGAGATACCTATCGCTATTACGAGCACCTGAAAAAAGCAACCGAAATGAACGGGATTTATGCCCGCATGCCCTACGATATTTATTTGAATTAA
- a CDS encoding energy transducer TonB, with translation MMNNKKTKKTDLEGKKTTLFLVGMVVALSFTLFAFEWKQPVRKPMIVQGSTDYFPPEDLVIPRTQTENAEPEKPIIKLPVFKVIKDDIKINEELIWEGEEPDEPVMIDFGNIMETGKDPGEENLDGILNIAEVMPEFPGGDAALLSYLARNVKYPLIAQENGIEGKVFVTFVIDETGNIFNVTLTRGVDSALDLEAIRVVKSMPRWKPGKQGNTEVKVRYTVPISFVLQ, from the coding sequence ATGATGAACAATAAAAAAACAAAAAAAACTGATCTTGAAGGTAAAAAGACAACTTTGTTTCTGGTAGGGATGGTAGTTGCACTTAGTTTTACATTGTTTGCATTTGAGTGGAAACAACCTGTTCGAAAACCCATGATTGTTCAGGGAAGTACAGATTACTTTCCACCCGAGGATTTGGTAATTCCACGTACTCAGACCGAAAACGCGGAGCCGGAAAAACCCATCATCAAACTACCGGTTTTTAAAGTTATTAAAGACGATATAAAAATCAATGAAGAATTAATTTGGGAAGGAGAAGAACCGGATGAACCGGTAATGATTGATTTTGGCAATATAATGGAAACTGGAAAAGACCCGGGCGAAGAGAATCTCGATGGTATTTTAAACATAGCGGAAGTAATGCCCGAATTTCCGGGAGGAGATGCTGCTTTATTAAGCTACTTAGCACGAAATGTAAAATACCCGTTAATCGCTCAGGAAAATGGAATTGAAGGCAAGGTTTTTGTAACCTTTGTTATCGATGAAACTGGAAATATTTTTAACGTAACTTTGACGCGCGGAGTCGACTCGGCACTTGACCTTGAGGCAATTCGCGTAGTGAAATCGATGCCGCGGTGGAAGCCGGGCAAACAGGGTAATACGGAAGTAAAAGTGCGCTACACCGTGCCCATTAGTTTTGTATTGCAATAG
- the hflX gene encoding GTPase HflX, with translation MIETAPLTEKAVIVGLINQDQDERQAKEYLDELEFLADTAGAQVLKKFTQKLDIPNKATFVGPGKLDEINQYIKVVEADTVIFDDELTPTQLRNIEGELECKILDRTNLILDIFAKRAKTAHAKTQVELAQYQYLLPRLTRMWTHLERQRGGIGMRGPGETQIETDRRIILDKISRLKAQLVKIDKQKATQRKNRGKMVRVALVGYTNVGKSTIMNMMAKSEVFAENKLFATLDTTVRKVVIGNLPFLLADTVGFIRKLPHGLVESFKSTLDEVREADILLHVVDISHTGFEEQIETVDGTLEEIDAGDKPTFYIFNKIDAFTYKEKDEDDLSPRTKDNFTLEEWKSSWMAKSNTPALFISAKDKTNIEEFKKELYEKVKGIHSQRFPYNDYLYNSDWTKGIQ, from the coding sequence ATGATAGAAACAGCACCTTTAACAGAAAAAGCGGTTATTGTGGGACTGATCAATCAAGATCAGGATGAACGTCAGGCAAAAGAGTACCTCGACGAGTTGGAGTTTTTGGCCGATACTGCGGGTGCGCAAGTATTAAAAAAATTCACCCAAAAACTGGATATCCCAAATAAAGCCACATTTGTTGGTCCCGGGAAACTCGACGAGATTAATCAATATATTAAGGTTGTTGAGGCCGATACGGTAATTTTTGATGACGAACTTACGCCAACACAATTACGAAATATTGAAGGCGAACTGGAGTGTAAGATCCTTGATCGTACCAACCTTATTCTGGATATTTTTGCAAAAAGGGCAAAAACAGCCCACGCAAAAACACAGGTTGAGTTGGCACAGTATCAGTATTTGCTTCCACGATTAACAAGAATGTGGACTCACCTCGAACGACAGCGTGGTGGTATTGGTATGCGCGGTCCGGGTGAAACACAGATAGAAACCGACCGCCGGATTATCCTTGATAAAATCAGTCGGCTAAAAGCACAACTGGTAAAAATCGATAAACAAAAAGCTACCCAGCGAAAAAACCGTGGAAAAATGGTGCGTGTGGCTTTGGTTGGCTATACCAACGTTGGTAAATCTACCATTATGAATATGATGGCGAAGTCGGAAGTATTTGCCGAGAATAAACTTTTTGCAACGCTGGATACTACCGTCAGAAAAGTAGTGATAGGGAATTTGCCTTTCCTGCTGGCCGATACCGTTGGATTTATCCGCAAACTGCCACATGGTTTGGTAGAGTCGTTTAAGTCAACGCTCGATGAGGTTCGTGAGGCAGATATTCTTTTGCATGTAGTTGATATTTCGCATACAGGTTTTGAGGAACAGATTGAAACGGTTGACGGAACGTTGGAAGAAATTGATGCAGGTGATAAACCAACTTTTTACATTTTCAACAAAATTGACGCTTTTACCTACAAGGAAAAAGACGAGGATGATCTATCGCCACGAACAAAAGATAATTTTACACTGGAAGAGTGGAAAAGCTCGTGGATGGCTAAAAGTAATACGCCAGCCTTATTCATCTCGGCAAAAGACAAAACGAATATTGAAGAGTTTAAAAAGGAACTTTACGAAAAAGTGAAAGGTATTCATTCGCAGCGTTTTCCGTATAACGATTACCTGTATAACTCTGACTGGACAAAAGGAATTCAATAA
- a CDS encoding pyridoxal-phosphate dependent enzyme, which produces MNIPTYTDIEIAHEIVQKYAHRTPVLSSESINNIVGAELFFKCENLQKVGAFKFRGACNAVFSLSEEEAQKGVATHSSGNHAAALALAARMRGIDAHIVMPENSPEIKKKAVAGYGAKITFCKPTLQARESTLAKVIEETGVTEIHPYNNFYVIAGQGTAAKELIEDKGEFDVIMAPVGGGGLLSGTAISTKHLLPDCMVIAAEPAGADDAYRSFHSKLWVPSENPKTIADGLLTSLGECNFQIILDKVDDIVTVSEESIVEAMRMIWERMKIIIEPSSAVPLAAILEKKVDVQDKKVGIILSGGIWIWGNCRFNR; this is translated from the coding sequence ATGAATATTCCAACTTATACCGATATAGAAATAGCACACGAAATCGTACAGAAATATGCACATCGCACACCGGTTTTGTCGTCGGAGAGTATTAACAACATTGTTGGTGCCGAGCTATTTTTTAAGTGCGAGAATCTACAAAAGGTTGGAGCTTTTAAATTTCGTGGAGCGTGTAATGCGGTGTTTTCATTGAGTGAGGAAGAAGCACAAAAAGGTGTGGCAACACACTCATCGGGAAATCATGCAGCAGCACTGGCCTTGGCAGCCCGGATGCGCGGAATTGATGCTCACATTGTAATGCCCGAAAACTCACCCGAAATAAAAAAGAAAGCCGTTGCCGGTTACGGAGCCAAAATTACCTTTTGCAAACCTACTTTGCAGGCGCGCGAAAGTACACTGGCAAAAGTGATTGAAGAAACTGGAGTCACCGAAATACATCCCTACAATAATTTTTATGTAATTGCCGGGCAGGGGACAGCTGCCAAAGAATTGATAGAAGACAAAGGCGAATTTGATGTTATTATGGCACCCGTTGGTGGCGGTGGTTTATTAAGCGGAACGGCTATTTCAACCAAACATTTGTTACCTGATTGTATGGTTATTGCTGCCGAACCGGCTGGAGCTGATGATGCTTATCGTTCGTTTCATTCGAAACTTTGGGTACCTTCAGAAAATCCAAAGACAATAGCTGATGGCTTATTGACCTCATTAGGCGAGTGCAATTTTCAAATTATTTTAGATAAGGTAGATGATATTGTTACCGTTTCGGAAGAAAGTATAGTGGAAGCCATGCGTATGATCTGGGAGCGTATGAAAATTATTATCGAACCATCTTCGGCAGTGCCGCTGGCTGCCATTCTTGAGAAGAAAGTGGATGTGCAGGACAAAAAAGTAGGTATTATTCTTTCGGGGGGAATCTGGATTTGGGGAAATTGCCGTTTTAACCGTTGA
- a CDS encoding energy transducer TonB has translation MRKYIANAISYPVIAQENGIQGKVYVTFVVSKTGKVTDAKIARGVDPSLDKEALRVVNALPAWKPGKQRGKPVNVSYTVPINFVLQ, from the coding sequence TTGCGTAAATATATCGCCAATGCTATCAGCTATCCTGTAATTGCACAGGAAAACGGTATTCAGGGAAAAGTATATGTAACTTTTGTTGTAAGTAAAACAGGAAAAGTTACCGATGCCAAAATCGCAAGGGGAGTTGACCCTTCGTTGGATAAAGAAGCTCTTCGTGTGGTAAATGCGCTTCCTGCATGGAAGCCAGGAAAACAGCGAGGAAAACCGGTTAACGTATCGTACACGGTACCAATTAACTTCGTGTTGCAGTAA
- the folK gene encoding 2-amino-4-hydroxy-6-hydroxymethyldihydropteridine diphosphokinase, protein MNKVFLGIGGNIGDKRQNFIHVLNLIEIKLGKIIQKSSVYETPPWGFRSEDAFWNQVLIIETKLEAEELLWRIREIETDFGRERGNERYSSREMDIDILYFNDDFLESKDLIIPHPRIHERRFVLIPLVEIAPEMKHPLRRLTSIEMLENCLDQSVIKKIEMG, encoded by the coding sequence ATGAACAAGGTATTTCTTGGAATTGGAGGAAATATTGGAGATAAAAGACAAAATTTCATTCATGTACTCAACTTGATCGAAATAAAATTAGGTAAAATAATCCAAAAGTCATCGGTTTACGAAACGCCACCTTGGGGATTTCGGAGTGAAGATGCATTTTGGAACCAGGTACTGATTATTGAAACCAAACTGGAAGCGGAAGAACTGTTATGGCGAATCCGCGAAATTGAAACCGATTTTGGACGAGAAAGAGGAAATGAACGCTACTCATCGCGCGAAATGGATATTGACATTCTTTATTTTAATGATGATTTTTTAGAATCAAAAGACCTCATCATTCCTCATCCGCGTATACACGAAAGACGTTTTGTGCTTATTCCCCTGGTTGAAATTGCCCCGGAAATGAAACATCCACTTCGCCGTTTAACCAGTATTGAGATGCTGGAAAACTGCCTCGACCAATCGGTTATTAAGAAAATTGAAATGGGTTAA